One stretch of Alcaligenes aquatilis DNA includes these proteins:
- a CDS encoding PhzF family phenazine biosynthesis protein, whose protein sequence is MRLPIYQVDAFTDTLFAGNPAAVVLLSEFPDDALMQSIAGENNLAETAFLVPQGQDFGLRWFTPTVEVPLCGHATLASAAVVLQHVRPQDSQVVFHTLSGALTVRRDRGAYVMDLPVRPVIRVDDNPLLEKALGTKVAQLWRNDFTHLAVLETEAQVRELQVDTAAMLASGCEGCIVTAPGSGQFDIVSRFFAPGHGVEEDPVTGSAHCALLPYWAPILGKNHLLAFQASSRGGVLDCSLEGDRVFLKGQAVMYMEGHIQVG, encoded by the coding sequence ATGCGCTTACCCATCTATCAGGTCGATGCCTTTACTGACACCTTGTTTGCAGGCAACCCTGCTGCCGTGGTGTTGTTGTCCGAGTTCCCTGACGATGCCTTGATGCAGTCGATTGCGGGAGAGAACAATCTGGCGGAAACCGCCTTTCTGGTACCACAAGGCCAGGACTTTGGTCTGCGCTGGTTCACCCCTACGGTAGAAGTGCCCTTGTGCGGTCACGCCACCTTGGCCAGTGCGGCAGTCGTACTGCAGCATGTGCGTCCCCAGGATAGCCAGGTGGTATTTCATACCCTGAGTGGTGCGTTGACGGTGCGTCGTGACCGGGGGGCTTATGTCATGGACTTGCCTGTGCGCCCTGTTATCCGTGTGGATGACAATCCGTTGCTGGAAAAAGCCTTGGGTACCAAGGTTGCGCAGTTGTGGCGTAATGACTTCACCCATTTGGCCGTGTTGGAGACGGAAGCGCAGGTACGAGAGCTGCAGGTGGATACGGCGGCCATGCTGGCCAGCGGTTGTGAAGGGTGTATTGTGACTGCGCCAGGCTCGGGCCAGTTTGATATCGTCAGCCGCTTTTTTGCGCCTGGTCACGGTGTTGAGGAAGACCCTGTTACGGGTTCGGCGCACTGTGCTTTGCTGCCTTACTGGGCCCCTATTCTGGGGAAAAACCATTTGCTGGCGTTTCAGGCTTCTTCTCGAGGCGGGGTGCTCGATTGCTCTTTAGAGGGTGATCGCGTGTTTCTGAAGGGGCAGGCCGTCATGTATATGGAAGGCCATATCCAGGTCGGTTAA